The Longimicrobium sp. region GCGCCCGATGTCTTCGCCCAGCCGGTCGAAGACGGGGAGGAGCGCCGGGGTGGGCGTGCGCAGCCAGTCCGTGTAGAACTCCAGCACTCCGTACAGCTTTCCATCGCACTGCAAGGGGAAGGCGACCGCGGCGCGCAGCCCTTCGCGGGCGGCGGCGGCGTGGCGGGGGAAGTTCACCTCCACGCGCACGTCCTCCACCCACACCGGCCGCCCCGTGGCCCACACGCGCCCCGGGAGCCCCTCGCCGGAGTGGAAGGCGTGCGCGCGGCTGTCCGCCTCGAAGCTGGTGCTGCGGTAGGCACGCGCGCACCACGTCTGGCGCACGCAAAGCACGCCCCCGTCCAAGTGCCAGCAAGCGCCGAAGAGCCACCCCAGCGACTCCCCGATCTCGGCCA contains the following coding sequences:
- a CDS encoding GAF domain-containing protein; translated protein: AEIGESLGWLFGACWHLDGGVLCVRQTWCARAYRSTSFEADSRAHAFHSGEGLPGRVWATGRPVWVEDVRVEVNFPRHAAAAREGLRAAVAFPLQCDGKLYGVLEFYTDWLRTPTPALLPVFDRLGEDIGRFMCGHGAAAGGE